TTTTCAGGATCAACAGATGATTTTAAGTTTGTGACGACATCTTTCACTGTTGGACAAAATGTGACCCTGACGTGTCCTCGTCAGAAGTCTCTTCTGCACCAAGAAACCTTGTATTGGATCCGACTTGTTTCTGGAAACTGGCCCGAATTTCTGGGAGCAACTTATAACTTTGATGATAAGTTTGATGATGTTAACCAGATTCCTCACATTAAAGCAAAACAAGGGGATGAAACCTTTATTCTACATTTTAATGGAGCTAAGCTAAGTGACACTGGTCTTTACTACTGTTTTAAAATCAAACAACTCTACATGACTTTTTTGTACAGAACCTTTTTGAAAATTAAAGGTAAATACAAGTGATTTTACGTAGATTACTTCTAAATGAACAAGTAAAACATGTCAattctttatttgtttgtttttctttttccaggaccagaaccagataTCACTGCTGTTATTCAGGAGCCTCCTTCTGATCCGGTCCATCCAGGAGACCCAGTGACTCTTCAGTGTTCAGTCCTCTTTAAATCTGAGAAGAAAACCTGTTCAGCAGATCACAGTGTGTACTGGTTCAGAACTGGATCAGATGATTCTCATCCTGGTTTAATTTATGGAAACAGTGGTGATGGGTGTGAAAGGCTTCCTGAGACTAACTCAACACAGAAATGTGTCTACAGCCACTCCAGGAGCGTCAGCTCCTCTGATGCTGGGACTTACTACTGTGCTGTGGCTGCATGTGGAGAAATTTTATTTGGAAATGGAGCAAAACTGGACATCCAAGGTATTTACAGAATTTTCTATATAAAATCATTTGTAATATAGAATCTGGTAATATCCATTGGAATCACACAATTTCATATATAAAACATCATATTGTAAAATTTTACATAAATTAAttaccctgtgatggactggctcCAGACTCCCCGCtaattaagcgggtatagaaaatgcattGATCGATAGTTGGATTAATTATAATTTATGGGTGTTTTCATTTTCCAGCACCCAACATGTGGGATCTGCAGACAGCCAATACAGTTCTCCTGCTGTTATGTGCTGCTTTGATGACAACTCTCATTGTTATATCCGTCCTCATTTATACCATCAAGAAGAAAACTTGTGGTTGTTATAATGGTAACAAAAGTTTCATTCATCAATCTATCAAACAGTATTTTATAAAAGTGGAGTATGGGTTTAATATTGTTACATTTCTGTCACACTGCAAACAGATGATGTAACAGCCTGCAATGATCATCACAGTCAGCAGGTACAGTGAAAAAGATAGAATCATATTGTTTTATGCATATATGTGTTTGATGTCTGCCCTCTCCTAAAATTCTTCCATGAATTCCATATTTTTCCTCAGAGAGATGAGGTCTCATTGACTTATGCTGCACCAACCTTCACGAGGAAGAAAGctggcagagcagagagaaggAATGTAAAAGCTCCTCAGGAGGAGACGGTTTACACTGATGTCAGAGCTTTGGGGATACATTAACAATGCTTTGAATTTGGCATTTCAAGctaatttattttcttctctgaCACACTGTGGATAATAGAATGCTTAAGCAGCACTAAGACTTGTTTTTCATCTCTGCAGAACTGCTGGTAGAATATCATTAAAGCGACTTTATTATTTGTGATCACAGTAATTTTTAAAATCTTGTTCTTTAGGAAAAGGGA
Above is a genomic segment from Odontesthes bonariensis isolate fOdoBon6 chromosome 13, fOdoBon6.hap1, whole genome shotgun sequence containing:
- the LOC142397183 gene encoding uncharacterized protein LOC142397183 gives rise to the protein MLIVFYALLMLGVGRSTDDFKFVTTSFTVGQNVTLTCPRQKSLLHQETLYWIRLVSGNWPEFLGATYNFDDKFDDVNQIPHIKAKQGDETFILHFNGAKLSDTGLYYCFKIKQLYMTFLYRTFLKIKGPEPDITAVIQEPPSDPVHPGDPVTLQCSVLFKSEKKTCSADHSVYWFRTGSDDSHPGLIYGNSGDGCERLPETNSTQKCVYSHSRSVSSSDAGTYYCAVAACGEILFGNGAKLDIQAPNMWDLQTANTVLLLLCAALMTTLIVISVLIYTIKKKTCGCYNDDVTACNDHHSQQRDEVSLTYAAPTFTRKKAGRAERRNVKAPQEETVYTDVRALGIH